Genomic DNA from Coffea arabica cultivar ET-39 chromosome 7e, Coffea Arabica ET-39 HiFi, whole genome shotgun sequence:
TCTCAGCTTCTCCTACCTTTCCACACTTACAATACATATCCACAAGAGCACTTCCAATAAATGATTCAAGCCCCATCCCAGATTTAATGATCAAGCTGTGAATCTCCATCCCGTGATTAAGAGCTTGCTGACCTGCACATGCTTTTAGTACACTACCAAAAGTAAATTCATCAGGTTCCATGCCATGCTTAAGCATTGAAACAAATAGCAGTACGGTTTCCTCTTCATTCCTATTCTGCTCGTAAGCTGCAATGACTGCATTCCAAGAGACAGCATCCCTTACTTCCATTTCATCAAATGTGCAACGAGCTTCAACCAATGCTCCACATTTTCCATACATGTCAAGTATGGCATTTGCCACACAAACATCAGACGAGAAAGGACTCTTGGTAGCTAATGCATGTACTTGAGTTCCCTCTTTTAATCCTTTGATCACTGCACAAGCACTAAATGCACCAGATAAGCTTATTTCATTGAAACCAAGGTTGGACTTTAATAAAAGCTTAAGAACGTTTAGAGCTTCATATCCACAATCACCTCGAGCATAGCCAACAATAATAGCATTATGAGATTGCATACTGCGGTTGGGCAACAAGTCAAATATCTGCTTAGCATAATACAAATTACCACACTTTGCATACATATCCAAAGTGGCAGTTCCAACTATGACATCGTATCCAAAATTATTCTTGATTGCATGACCATGCAATTGAGATCCCAATTGCACCTCAGATAGTGCAGCACATGACCGGAAAACACTAGCATAAGTCGATTGACTCACCCCAACTCCCTCTCTTTGCATCCGCCTGAACAATTTTAATCCACCAACAAGCTCATCATTTTGAACGCAGCCCGCAATTGCAGCGCTCCATGAAACCCAATTCTTATTTGGAAGTTCTCCAAAAAACTGAAAGCACTCATCTAATGTTTTACATTTCCCATACATATCTACAAGTGCACTACCGGTTACCACATCATGGTCAAACCCCACCTTAACTACAACGCTGTGTACCTGAATTCCCAACTCATAATCCTCCAAACCGGAACAAGCCTTTAGAACCACAGCAAAAGTGGTTCCATCAGAAGCCACGCTCTCCCTTTGCATCCCGACAAAAATTTCGGCTGCTTTTCTGTAATCCCCATTTTGCAGGTAACCTGAAATCAAAGTGTTCCACGAAATAACATCCCTCTCAGGCATCAAACCAAAAAATGATTGAGCCATTGCAATATCGGTTGAACAATAAGCAAAAATCATTGTATTCCACGAAACCGTGTCTCTTTGAGACATATTATCAAACACTTTATTAGCATAGTCTAAGTAGGAGCATCTTACATACATTTGAATCAAACAATTCGAGACAAAAATTGAGGGTTTGAACCCAGTAGTTAACATTCTGGCGTGGGATTGCATTCCCGGGTCTAAAGCTCTCTCTTTTGAGCATTCTTGAAAAATATGCGAAAAGGTTTTCCAGTAGTTTGCGGGCGCTACAGCTGAAACTGTAGAGATAGGTAAGGTATATAAGGCCAGATAACTGCTGAATGAAGGCTTTGTCGGGACAAGAAATCGTCGGGTTCGGCACATTAGAGAAGCCATCAACTGTTGGATTCATGATGCATGCTTGGCGGGACGCCGGGACCTCAAACCGCTTGTCGGTTAATTTCAATAGCCTTTTTGGGTTTATTTCAAAATGCACCCTTAAACTATTGCTGGCTTGTGACTTGCACCCAAAACTTTATCTGTGAAATTTTGACAtgatactctttttttttttttctttcgaaaCCCAAAGAGCTTACGTCAATTTTTACAAATCTAAACCCCGAGGGAACCCAAAAGCCGGTATCCTTTGAAGTCCCACAAGAGACTTATAACTAGCAACCCAAACCCTCCCAACCCGGATGTGGGATACATCTCAGGGAACCCTCCCACATGATACTCAATTATCATATTTGTATTGGTGGGTTGAGCATTAGTGAAAGGACTTCAACAACCCTGCAAAATGTATGTTCACTAATTTAACCTTTTACTACCACAACCACCGCAACTTTTGCTAACACTGCCACCATAACCACAAAAGCAATTTTAAAAGCTTGTAGGTTGGATTTCATTTTTCGTTCTTCTCCTCAAGTTAAGTATTCCTATCAACAACCACTGATCATAGTTAACCTTCACTTAACTCAAagcaaattaattaattaaaaaaaccAAAGCAAATTAATTAAACTAAAAGACCCAAATCAACCCCATTAAGATAAACTCATCATAATTGAAACCAAAACTAAAATACAAGCACAACTACTGTCACAGTTCATATGGTGTGCACAAATCAAGATGGTAAACTAGTACTACTGTTTTTTAGATTGGTGTAGAAAGAAAAAGTGATTGGGGGTTTGAAAAGAAGTATGGTTGATTATTGGATTTAGCAAGAATGAGAAAGAGAAGAGTTTTGGGGCTTGCTTGAGAATTTAAAAATCAATAGGTAAGGGAGATTGAAAAGGCCATGATTGATTTGTGGGTCAATTAAGAAGGACACAGAGAAGAGTTTTGGGGGTTTGCTTgaaaacaaaacaacaaaaaaactaGCTAAAAAGATGGAATTAAAGGAAACTATGTTGACGAAGGGGGAGGAAGAAATCGGTTGGATGATATAAGAAAGAGCTCAGTGAAAGACTTGATATTCGaaacctctcacttacacttaaaaaagaaaactaagttgttgagagaaaaaaaattagagagtgaagtgagatttATAGGGAGTAAAGAATGTGAAACGATAAGAAAATTACTTTAGGAATTTTGATTACTCATATTGGGACAAAATTGTCATCAGAACTTTTCTTAACTAACGTCTACTAGATTGACGTAAAGTGCTAAAAATTTATAGATAAATATATCGCCATTCATAGTTCAAGGTgtaaattacaatccaaaggtATTGGAGGATACATTTTACAATTAATCCTTTCTTAttggctttctttttttttcaatactcCTACACGTGTACATTTACTTTGCATTTGTTtttgttgaaacttgaaaggaTTCTCacattctctctctcttcctttttctttttttctttcttttttgtttttttaaaattttgtttatggGTCACTAAAGCTCAGGCATTATCCCATGTAAGAGAAGGACAGGAATGGTTGCAGGAATCAATCGTTCCTTAAGGTTTATAGTCAAAATTTagtaaaaaaacaaagaagtaaAAGtcatattatattttatatcttattttttatattatgtTTAagactaataaaattttattatataattatgcGTTGTTAAAAGCGAATTACATACACGCATACGCGCATACATCTTTTACATTTTATATAAAATCAATCGTTCGTTCGTTCCGCGGCCTTCCCGGTAATGTCCACGCAACATCACAGTGTATACACAAAAGTAACAAGTATCGTAGGAAACAAAATGCTAGGCCCcccacaaataaaataaaaaaaaaaggaagtttttCCTAGCTGATCTCAGCCGTTTGGACAGGAATTTCCTATCGGGCAAACTTTTCACGCTAGCTTTTTGACAAATGCTAAAGAACCGAAAGAAGGGTCATCGCGTCGGTTTCTAGGAAACTTCGAGGAACGGGCGAAGAACAACAAACGGAAAAGAAGTCAAGGCCTGAAGGGTCATCTGCATCTTCTTTGCTAGGAAACTTGGAAGAAATTGCCAATCTATCTTTGTAGGGAGTATAAAATTTCGCACTGGCCTAGCCCAGAAAAACACAAAAACACAAACACAAACTAGGGAGAGAGATTTGGAAGTAGATAGCATTTCCAAGATGGTGGAGATGGAAGAAgtaaaatcaccaaaatcatCAACCACAGACCAATTACCATTCAGCAGCCCCACCAGGTGGGGATGCGAGGAATATATTCTGTTCATTTCTTACGTCATAGGCATGTCGGTAAGGTATCTGCCGGCGGAGGACATCGACGGTTACCCCATTCCGACCATCATCTTCAAAGGTCAACCGAAGACTTACCAGACTTTTTTGTTGGGAATCGTGGGAGCCTTCAGTTTCTCAATTGCTACCATCTACATACGCCAGCCCACTCCAAAGCTAGCTGCCTATGTCAGACGATTTGCTATTTTCTCCATGGCCTCTTCGCTATCGCTTGCATTGTGGGCTGCCGGTCCGGCCCATTGGATACTACCCCTTTATAATTGACAACTTCCTCCGTACCATCATCAGCagcactttttcttttttttttttaccctttttctggttttcttttgttgctttgaaGTCTGCAGAGATAACGAAAATATGTGTTTGGATgggagtttatttgaaataattattatagtatattttgtaatgtgatatatgtgagataaaaaataattaaaaaaataaagagatgtATTGAAATTTGTattgtaaattattttttctcaaaatcatctcaatccaaacacTTATAACTAGCCAAACACACACCTTGTATTTAGAGAAATCGTGCAATCGGCTTTCAAATTATTACTTTTGTATGTTTTCCacccttcatttattttatataatAATTAAGCCTCTAAGTAATAATTTGGCCCTTCttgcaccccaaaaaaaaaaaaaaaaaaaaaaaaccgtttGACCTCACTACACCGCAGGCCTTACACTAGCTTTACTATTCCTAgaattgaaaaaatatatatatatatataaaggacAAGAAATCCAGTCAAGAGCTTCCTGCGGCTACCGATGCCTAATGAACTGAGAAACCATAATTTGTTCTGTATGGATACAAAtgagctatatatatatatggtcgTTTACTTAGTAGCATTTTAGTTATTTGTTGATAGACATGACTATATGAAAAACTCGAAGTACATGAACAAGTACTGCcaattaggggtggcaatcgggtccAAATTGGATTGGCGGGTTGGGTTGAGATCCGGATATAACAGAAAATCCGTTGACCTGAACCAAACCCGTCAACCCGAAACGGGTCAGGATACCAGACTTGAATCCGAAATTTTCGGGTTGGCAGGTCAatccgaaatgacccgaaactgaattttaatttattaatttactactgtaatttctaataaaaccaATTTCGAAcaagactaattacataatcaagtaataaaattttaaataaataatcccaaaccaaatctaaaataaattaaaacaatataaaagtaaaaaataatataatacgttatttattcaaatataataatttcaacttcacacaagttaaataaattcatttaggattaagtgattaatgcctttggaaaaaaagaataacttagtttagttagataaaataatttttatatttattaatttatttttaattcttAAACGGGTTATCGGGTCATCCCATGGGTTGACCCGAATTCGACccgttttcttttcgggttcaacCTGAACCCACGAAATCTCAacccaaatccatttaatttcgtgttagattcGTGTCGTATTTTCAGGTCATGTCAGAAATTGCCATCCCTATTGCCAATGGACTAAAAAAAAGGTTACCAGTACTATATTTAGGCTTCGTTTGACAAATGAGTTTTGTGAgtgtttatttaaaattttactgtatcTTACTATAGaaactagtgtgaatacccgtgctacgcacggtgctggcattattgaaaaaatgaaaataaaagggtgaattaaaaaaggttaaaaattgtaccaacacaattaaaatgtaatatctgtcaaacaatagtttgaaatatgatagAATGTGTATATCATTCAAAAACTGCATTTTTTCGGAAGATAGAtcctgaaaaaataataaaaaatttttgttgtaaaaattgtagaaaatttttttgaagtgtataatttttgaatattttaaaatgtatagtttaaaaattttaaatttttttttaaaattactgtaattaaaattattaaaaaatttgcaACAGTCAAACTTGCTTGGCAAACCGGCCCTAGTCATCTATCTTCTTGTTGTTTGTTTCAAATCCCATCGGGCCCAAGCTACACTACGCTTTCTCAAcgccaataaaataaaataaaataagatgcTAGTAGCAAAAATACTTGGATAGGTTTCCTTGGTTACTGTACAACAACCAGACAACCGAACGTGTCACAGATTCACAGGAGAGAAAAATCGTACGGAAATATCCCATTCGTAAATCCATCCCCAGGAGATAACTCACTCCCTTCAATCTTTGCATATTACTCAGGGGAGTAGAttcgtttttcttttatttttttttttctattttgggCTCTTTTGGGTTCACCAAGAACGGCTGCCCGTATCGTTCTTAGCCCGTATCGTTCTTAGCCGATGGCGGAAGTCACCGACCTACGCCTCTCCGACCAACAAAATCTATCCGCCCCTGCCACCATTATCGGCGACAGCGCCGTCGCCTTTGCGGAGGACGAGGATGAGGAGCCACAACCCGATGTTTACGCCTTAAATTTCCATTCCCTCTCTCCTCCTAATCCTTCCTTCTTGATTGATGACAACCTCAATTTCACCGCCATTTCAGAATCCGAATCCGGCTCTCAGCATTCTGAATCTGTTCACTCCGACCAGAATTTCCTCTACTACAGCCCAGAAGACGACGACGACGACGATCAAATGAATTTCGTTACGGATTTATTCGCGACCCGCCATGGTATCCCCGACCATGGACTGTGTAATTCTGAATCCGGGTGTACTTGTCTGGACGAAGAACCCGAATTAGTTTTAGGTGCACAGGCCGAATGCAATGGGGTTGCTGCTCTTCCGTCAATGGTCGGCGGTCTTCGAATTGTGAACATGGAATCGGAGTCCGACTCGGAAGCTGCGGAGATCCATTCTAGGGTTGATAGAGCAAATGATCATGATGGGTTAAATCCAAATTATGATGACTTGGACGAGTTTTGGGATTGCCCGCAATTTGATAGTCAACGGGCGAGGGCTTTTTTTAACGAAGAATTCGAATGGGAGGAAGTGAATGTTAGGGAAAATCTGAGTTCTTTGATTGATCGAATAGAGGAAATTTCAGTTTCCTCTGACACTGAAAATTCGACTTTTGATACTGGTGGTGGAGAACATGacgaagaaaatgcaagaaacgtgGAATGGCAGGTCCTATTAGCAGTTAATAATCTGGAAATAGCAGTTGGTTTTGATGAATATATCGTCCTGTTTGGGGAACATGTTGATGCAGAGAGTACTGTTAAGGGTGGTCCGCCAGCTGCCAAATCCGTGGTTGAAAATTTGCCTTCAGTAGTTTTGACGACGGAGGATTTAATGGCAAATGATGTGGTTTGTGCAGTTTGCAAAGATGAGATTTCTCTGGGGGTGGAGGTGACTAGGCTACCCTGTAGTCACCATTATCATCAGGACTGCATTATGCCCTGGCTAAGCATTCGTAATACATGTCCTCTTTGTCGCTTTGAGTTACCTACAGATGATGTGGAttatgagagaagaaagaatagaAATGGCGCTGGCACTAGCCTGATTGGTGATTTGCAATTTAGTAATTATCAACTTTTACCCTGAGAGTGTCCGTAGATTGTCAATTGTGGAGGATATCTTTAGGCAGATGATATTTTAGGTATTGGTGAAGATACCGAAGTTTTCTTCTTGTGCATTTTCGAATGTTGTAATGGTAAAGTCACAAGCTTTACAGTTAGTGGAGTGTTACATTGGGAAATTTTGTGCTTTTTGCCATTGAATAAATCATGTCTTGTTGCGATGTAAGTATGATAGAGAGTTACATGTAGTGTAAAACCACTGTTAATATGAGTGAACCGTTTTAACTTTATGGACCATGGTTAcgttctttcttcttgctttggCATTTGATTTCTCCGCTAGTGAACCTGCATGAGCTTCTGCACTTGGTGTTTTGCTGGTCCGGATATGGATTGTGTTTTTAACGAATTGGATTTATTTTCGACGTGTTTGTTGCCTCTTTGTTCTTATAATGATTGCTAGGCTGTAAAAGTAGAGTTTTGGGGTTATCATCAGTTCATTTCTCCTCCCAGGCTCAATTTGAGAGGTAAAGTTTGTTGGCAGCTAGATCTTTTGCATGAGCGGTCAAGCTTTTAGCCTTTTGCACGAATTGATCGGGAGTTCTGTAATCTACTcagatacatttttttgtaaatttgaaCTGAAGATTATGAAGGTAAAGTAGTGCTGGTGCTTAAGTTCCTTTAAGTAATAGTTCAATACAGTTTAAATACATGATTTGCTATAACTGCATGTGGCGCTGGCTCTTAAGCATTTCAACATACTTGAAGAACTGAGGGTCAACATATGGCCACCCATTACAGGTGGGAAATTTGATCTATCTTTTGGTACTTGATGAATTGACCAAGGTTATGGACATTATGTGTAATCTTAAGCTGAAGCTCTTTATCCCGCCAACTGCATTCGAgtctttttgacattttattCAGTTCTCATGCTGTTTAGCGAGCAGGATACTTTGAAATCTGCTAAGCTAGTTACTGAAAGTTGGCCATCTACCGCAGCCCTTTGCATGCAGATGGATGAACCACCTTTTAGTAGCCTATTCATTTGCATCTTTGTTGACAAGCTCTGATCTGAATCCTTATAACATTAATGTCTTCGTGTCTCTATTTGGCATCTGAAATGTACCAAAAACTCTTACGCTGTTTACAATCTCTTGTGGTTTGTGGTAAATGGCTGCTTTGTGGATGCTTCTGATTCTAGTTGTATATTTAATTTAAATCTGCTCCAAGGCTTGGGAcaatttttatgataaaaatgaagatACAGATTTCTTCCCACACACTTTAGAATGAATGTGGAATTAAACGATGGTGCAAGGAAAATGTTATTGTGGCCATCCTGGAACTTTTTAActgtctttttttgtttttgttggcTCCGttttacaaaatcaagctagctTTATCCTGGTTATAAAAGATTCTTTGGGAGTTGGACGACAGATACCAGGCATTGTAGCCAAAACGGGGGGAAGGAAAAAGACACAGGTTGCCTGAGAAAAATGGAATCCCATGCAAATGAAAACGATGGGATGGCTCCGGATCCTCTGTCTACTTTGTCCGTCTAAATCAGTACGACGTAGTATTTGTCAAAAAATATCTCGTGCAGCTCCTTGAAGACAAAACTTTATCACCCTCATCATTCATCGAGCAAAATCCAGTCCTGCTTTTTTCATTCAACAATACAGCTACAAGATTTAATAAAATTGTGTCTTCCAACCATCCAACTACAAGATCTAGTAAGATTGTATGATTAATCCTGATTATTAGAAGAACTCCTACGAGACGACACTGCTGAATCACCTGAGATGACACCGCTGGGATTTTGATTGGTCTCTTATATATCCACATTTTGTGGTGCTCGACTTCTTTGTTTATGGGAGATACAGATTAGTCCGGAGGATGATTCCCTCTGAACCGCCATGAATTGCAGTCGGTCGAACGTCAAAGCCACTTCATTAAACTGGTAGGATCACTTGGGCTCCTTTTGGGTAAACTCTGCCATTAAGGAGGATGTATGGTACTCACAATAGTAGCAGCATATCAAGAAAGCGCTGATGAAAAAAtagaggagggggggggggggggggtaattAAAcgcccttatttttttttactgaaACGGTAGTTTTTATTGATTGAAAACTTGAAAACTAAACTGTACAATTCTTGAGCAAAGGCTCATCTTGAGCTTTACAAACGTGTACTGAGACATGGAGGAAACCAACATTCCTCATCTTGTGTTAAACTAACAGCATGATTGCTAATCATTCTGCTTCTCTACTTCTTTTAAACGCCATTACAAGTAGTCATTTTTGAGAAGATTGGATTTTCAAGGTCCGGCTGTTTGGCCTTCTGGTGCCCAAAGAGCCAATCAAACAGAGCACTCAAAATTGTCTAGAAGCCAGCTTGTGGCTCTGGCTATTGCTAGTGGCTttgattcaaaaaacaaaaaaaaactagcaCAAACAGGATGTGTATCAGAAGAGTGAAGACTAGGGAGGAGAGGGTATTAATGGCTTCAATGATTGTGGGATTGAATCATTTAAAGCTAATTGAAATCAAAAGCTAAAGCTGAATGAGAATTGGGCTATCCGCAATTCTCAAGGGAGGAGGGAGCGAAATCTCAAAATCTCATCTTGATTGTATAGGAGAAA
This window encodes:
- the LOC113701845 gene encoding pentatricopeptide repeat-containing protein At3g02330, mitochondrial-like isoform X1, whose product is MASLMCRTRRFLVPTKPSFSSYLALYTLPISTVSAVAPANYWKTFSHIFQECSKERALDPGMQSHARMLTTGFKPSIFVSNCLIQMYVRCSYLDYANKVFDNMSQRDTVSWNTMIFAYCSTDIAMAQSFFGLMPERDVISWNTLISGYLQNGDYRKAAEIFVGMQRESVASDGTTFAVVLKACSGLEDYELGIQVHSVVVKVGFDHDVVTGSALVDMYGKCKTLDECFQFFGELPNKNWVSWSAAIAGCVQNDELVGGLKLFRRMQREGVGVSQSTYASVFRSCAALSEVQLGSQLHGHAIKNNFGYDVIVGTATLDMYAKCGNLYYAKQIFDLLPNRSMQSHNAIIVGYARGDCGYEALNVLKLLLKSNLGFNEISLSGAFSACAVIKGLKEGTQVHALATKSPFSSDVCVANAILDMYGKCGALVEARCTFDEMEVRDAVSWNAVIAAYEQNRNEEETVLLFVSMLKHGMEPDEFTFGSVLKACAGQQALNHGMEIHSLIIKSGMGLESFIGSALVDMYCKCGKVGEAEKLHGTMDEQTIVSWNAIISGFSSHEQSEEAQKFFSVMLEMGAKPDNFTYATVLDACANLATVELGKQIHAQIIKQELQTDVFITSTLVDMYSKCGNLQDCRLVFEKATNCDFVTWNAIVCGYAQHGLGEEALEIFKKMQLKDVKPNHATFVAVLRACAHIGLVEEGLHYFKSMQVDYGLDPQLDHYSCMVDILGRSNRVAEALKLIQEMPFEADDVIWRTLLSICKMKGNVEVAEKAAASLLQLDPQDSSTCVLLSNIYADAGMWEEVSRLRKVMRHGHFKKEPGCSWIEVKSEVHMFLVGDKAHPRCAEIYNSLTVLIDEMKWAGYVSDGDGMEDDYVACCHASTFSSL
- the LOC113701845 gene encoding pentatricopeptide repeat-containing protein At3g02330, mitochondrial-like isoform X2; amino-acid sequence: MQRESVASDGTTFAVVLKACSGLEDYELGIQVHSVVVKVGFDHDVVTGSALVDMYGKCKTLDECFQFFGELPNKNWVSWSAAIAGCVQNDELVGGLKLFRRMQREGVGVSQSTYASVFRSCAALSEVQLGSQLHGHAIKNNFGYDVIVGTATLDMYAKCGNLYYAKQIFDLLPNRSMQSHNAIIVGYARGDCGYEALNVLKLLLKSNLGFNEISLSGAFSACAVIKGLKEGTQVHALATKSPFSSDVCVANAILDMYGKCGALVEARCTFDEMEVRDAVSWNAVIAAYEQNRNEEETVLLFVSMLKHGMEPDEFTFGSVLKACAGQQALNHGMEIHSLIIKSGMGLESFIGSALVDMYCKCGKVGEAEKLHGTMDEQTIVSWNAIISGFSSHEQSEEAQKFFSVMLEMGAKPDNFTYATVLDACANLATVELGKQIHAQIIKQELQTDVFITSTLVDMYSKCGNLQDCRLVFEKATNCDFVTWNAIVCGYAQHGLGEEALEIFKKMQLKDVKPNHATFVAVLRACAHIGLVEEGLHYFKSMQVDYGLDPQLDHYSCMVDILGRSNRVAEALKLIQEMPFEADDVIWRTLLSICKMKGNVEVAEKAAASLLQLDPQDSSTCVLLSNIYADAGMWEEVSRLRKVMRHGHFKKEPGCSWIEVKSEVHMFLVGDKAHPRCAEIYNSLTVLIDEMKWAGYVSDGDGMEDDYVACCHASTFSSL
- the LOC113700958 gene encoding uncharacterized protein, whose amino-acid sequence is MAEVTDLRLSDQQNLSAPATIIGDSAVAFAEDEDEEPQPDVYALNFHSLSPPNPSFLIDDNLNFTAISESESGSQHSESVHSDQNFLYYSPEDDDDDDQMNFVTDLFATRHGIPDHGLCNSESGCTCLDEEPELVLGAQAECNGVAALPSMVGGLRIVNMESESDSEAAEIHSRVDRANDHDGLNPNYDDLDEFWDCPQFDSQRARAFFNEEFEWEEVNVRENLSSLIDRIEEISVSSDTENSTFDTGGGEHDEENARNVEWQVLLAVNNLEIAVGFDEYIVLFGEHVDAESTVKGGPPAAKSVVENLPSVVLTTEDLMANDVVCAVCKDEISLGVEVTRLPCSHHYHQDCIMPWLSIRNTCPLCRFELPTDDVDYERRKNRNGAGTSLIGDLQFSNYQLLP